The Sphaerochaeta globosa str. Buddy region AACCCATAGAAAAACATATTCCTGGTTACCAGCAGGTTTGGATATCCCTTTCTACCGATAATTCGGGTAAGTACGGTATATAAAGCCCATACCATGATGGCAAGCAGGGCAAGCAAATCACCTTTGGGATTGAAGGCCACTTCTTCGGTGCTGGAGAACGTCAATAAAATAATGCCCCCCATCGAAAGAGCCAGACCCACAAAATAATTCTTTCTCAAGGCCTCCTCCTTCAAAAAGAGGTGAGAAGCAAGCAAGGTAAAAAACGGGGCGGCAGCCACGATAACCCCTACGTTGCTCGCACTGGTGAAGAGCAACGCCGTATTCTCCAAAAAGTAGTAGAGAAAAATGCCGCAAAACCCTGCAAGGGCAACCAAAAGGCGGTCGAGTCGCTGTTTGTACACCAAAGGTTTTGTATTAATTGCGCTGAGCACCAACAAGCCGAGGGTAGAACGAATCACCAGAATCTGTGAAGGAGTAAAAGATGTGAGCAACTTCTTGGAAGAGACATAGGTGGTCGCCCACACAACCATGGTCAATAACACCGCTACATGTCCCAGAACACGGGTTTTCTTTACAATAACTGCTTCTTCCTGCATATTGGCCGGCAGTGTACTCCGATTCCTTCTGTGATGCAAGAAGCCATGCTATACTATGCATACCCGAGGAGGCGCCTATGATGACTTATCGCAAGGAACTATGGTTTCACCTCAACAAACGACGCGGTCTGATAAATATCACCGACGCCGTACAGGAAGCAATTAATGAGTGCGGGATTAAGGAGGGTTTGGTTCTCGTCAACGCAATGAATATCACTAGCAGTGTATTCATCAACGCAGTGGAAAAAGGCCTACACGAAGACTTTGAGATTTGGCTGGAAAAGCTTGCCCCTGAGCTTCCGTACGAGCAATACAAGCACAATACGGACAAGGAGCGTAATGCAGACGGCCACCTCAAACGGTCCATAATGGGCCGTGAGGCGGTCATCGCAATTACCGGGGGAAGGCTCGATTTCGGCTCCTGGGAGCAACTCTTCTTCTATGATTTCGATGGAATGCGCGACAAGCACGTACTCATCAAAATCATTGGGGAGTGATTAGAGTTTTTCTCCCATCACTTCTTTCCGATATGCCTTCAAGCCTGCATCAATGCAGGCTACTGCACGCTCTAGATCATGGGTGTTGAGTACGTAGGCAATTCTTACCTGCCTGCGGCCTACCCCCTTGGTCACATAGAAATCCTCACAAGGTGCAACCATGACAGTCTCCCCATTCAAGTTGAAATCCTTGAGCAGGAACATGGCAAATTTTTCTGCATTATCGACAGGAAGCTCAGCAACCATATAGAAGGCACCCTTGGGCATGCTGCACTTTACTCCGTCAATCTTCTGCAACCCATCGACGATGAAGTTTCTTCTGCGCTCATACTCATTGCGAACCTCAAACAAATACGAATCGTCAGTCTTAAGCGCAGCACAGGCGGCAACCTGCTCGATATCGGGAGGACACAGGCGGGCCTGGGCGAGCTTGAGGGCGTTGTCCAAAACATCCTTGTTGCGGCTGATCAAGGCCCCGATGCGCGAACCACACATGCTATATCGCTTGGAGAAGCTATCGACACAAATGACCCGGTCGGAAAACTCAGGGAACGCAAGTACGCTGGTAAACTGTTTACCGTCATAGCAGAACTCACGATACACCTCATCCACAATCAGGAAAATGTCGTGCTTCTTGCACAGGTTCAAGAGCTGCAACATCTCATCCTTCGTATACACGTGGCCGGTGGGATTGTTTGGGCTGCAAAGCAGAATTGCCCCCGTCTTCCGGGTAATTTTCTTCTCGAACTCAGAAATATCGGGAAGGGCGAAACCATCCTCCATATTGCTGGTGATCGGAACCAAATCCACCATGGCTGAATGCGCGAAGGAAGAAACGTTCGTATAATACGGCTCGGGGATAATTACTTCATCATAGGGATCGCAGAGTGTCATGAAAGCAAACTGCAACGCTTCACTGCCACCGGTGGTGATAAGGATATCCTCCGCCTTCACATCCAAACCGTACTTTGCATAATAGCCGGGAAGAGCTTCTCTGAGCTCCTGTCTCCCTTCGCTGTTGCCATAGGCGATGATGGTTTCACTGTACTGATGCACAGCTTCAATGACCTGCACGGGGGTTTTAATATCCGGCTGTCCGATATTGAGGTGGTAGACCTTGATTCCGCGCTTGACAGCATCGCGGGCATAGGGTGAAAGTCGTCTGATCGGGGAACATTGGAAAGCAGAAATTCTGTGTGACATTTGCATATAAGACACTCCAAGAACTCAGTTTGGATTTGTCGACACCATCCCTAATACCACGTAAGAGGGACAATGAAGTGGAATGAGCCCGGAGCCGCAACGTTGATTAGTCGCGGTCCGGGTCACTAGCACTGGCCCCTGGCAGGGGAGCTTGTGGATTTGCCTGGCTGTTGTCTATCAGGATTTGGATGAACTTACGGTTATCCAAAAGAGGACTGATCGAACGTCCGTGGTGCAGGCGGCTGATGACTCGGGCAAAAAGCTCGGTGATATCAGCTTGTATGTACCACTCTTTGTCCAAGAGGTCGTGTCCGTGGAACACTGCGTTGGTCCCGATGATTCGATAGAAGATTCCTTCCTTGTATGCGGCATCAAAATCCTCAACCGCACTGGCGTTGAACAAAGGAAGACTGACCATACAGATGATTTTCTTGGCCCCGAGGTTTGTCAATTCGCGCATGGCGATGATCATGGTGCCACCGGTGGCGAGCATATCATCGGCGATGAGTACTGTCTTGCCGCTGACATCACCAAGAAGGTTGATGCTCTTGATATTCGAATGCTTGGCGTCCTTGCTGACAATGGAGTAGTCACGTTCCTTGTACAACATGGCCAAGGGTCGATGGAGGGCTTGGGCGTAGAATTTATTCCGACTTATGGCTCCGGTATCGGGAGCGACGACCACCAGCTCAGGATCACTGAAATCGATGAGCTTATGCAAGGCGATCAACGTCTGATAAGAAGCATGCAGGTTTTCCAGATGCAAATCTGAGAAACTGTTCTCAATCTCCCGGCTGTGAATGTCCAGGGTAATAATGCGTTCGACCCCGAGCATCTCACAAATCCGGCCGAACATGGCAGCTGTCAAAGCTTCACGTCCACCCTTCTTATGCTGCCTCGAGTACGGATAGGTGGGAAGGACCAATGTCACACTTTCCGAACCAGCAAGCTGAAGAGCATTGATGGTGGTAAACAGAAACATCAGATGGTCGTTCACCGATAGCTTGACCGGCTCATCAGAACCAGCCACTTTTACCGGTTCGCTATTGGATAGGTCATAGATGATGAAAATCCTCAACCCTCTGACGGCATCCAGAATCTCGGCCTTCTCTTCCCCATTTGCAAACTTGGTATATTTTACCTTGATCGTGAAATCAGGACATTGAAAGGTGGTAGGGCACTTTGTCCTGGGAATACGCTTGTTGTTCAGGTCATCCATCAGGGTCACAGTCCTCAGGATTTCTTCTTCACTCATCCCGTGACGTTTCGCCAAAGCAGTGGAGAGCTTTTCATAGCGCTCCAGATAGAGACGGCGAAGGTGCTTCACAACCTTGCCGGTGAAATATTCTGAACCGGGACCTGAGATAATCCCAAGCTTATGGGGTTTGATGATGCTCATGGCTGAACCATACAACAACACTGCCTAAAGTTCAATCGGTTTCACCCGACTGAAGCAAGTTGCTATGCTTAAGATTGGTGAAAATGTATCCACCCAACTACTTTACCAACCTGCCATAAACTTGATACGTTTGTGTTGATATGAAAACCATTGTGATCTTTTTTCAGATTGTAGGTAGTTTGGGCCTCTTTCTCTTCGGGATAAAACTCCTCAGTGAGGGCTTACAGAAGTCGGCTGGCGACAAAATGAAAGCCATTCTCAAGCTTATGACAAAAAACCGGTTTGTCTCCATCATGACCGGGCTTATCATAACCATCATTATCCAGAGCTCCTCAGCAACCACCGTCATGGTGGTGAGTTTCGTTAATGCTGGTCTGATGGGACTCACCCAAGCCATCGGAGTCATACTGGGAGCCAACATAGGTACCACGTTCACCGGTTGGTTGGTCGCCCTTTTGGGCTTCAAGTTGGACATCAGCTCCCTAGCCTTAGTTTCCATCGCTTTTGCAGCACCGATGATGTTCAGCAAGAAAAGCAAAACCCGCGATGCAGCAGACGTATTGCTCGGTTTCGGAGTTCTGTTCTTAGGGCTCAATTTCATGTCTCATTCCATTCCGGACATCACCGGAAACATTGAGGTACTGGAATTCTTGGCGACATTCAACAGCGATACGCTGTGGATGAACATGCTTTGCATCCTGCTTGGCACGCTGGTAACCATCGTTGTGCAATCATCGTCGGCTGCAATGGCAATGACCTTGACGATGGCCTACAACGGCTGGCTCGGAGTTACCGCCTCAGCCGCCCTGATCCTCGGTTCGAACATCGGTACCACCATCACGGCCTACCTTGCATCCATTGGAACCAGCACCACGGCAAAACGTGCAGCTTGGGCTCATATATTTTTCAATGTGGTAGGTAGTGTCATTGCCTTGGTTTTCTTCCACCCCCTTCTTACGTTGGTTAATTATCTCACCCCAGGGGATATCTATTCACTGGAAGGAGCAACCCTTTCGACCCAGCTCCCCCTGTTTTTGGCAATGTTCCACTCGGTGTTCAACGTAGTAAATACGATTCTTTTCTTCCCCTTTGTTCGTCAGTATGCCCACTTTATCGAGCGATTGGTTCCAGCCAAAGCCGAATACGATGAAGGTACCTACCATTTCAAGTACCTCGGAGGTATTTTCATCGACAGCCCAGAAATCTACATGCTGGCTATTCGCGATGAAATCAAGAAAATGGCAAACCTTGCCTGCAACATGCTCACCCGCTACCGCGGCATGTTCAACAACCCTGCAGCAAACATGGAAAGTGACGCCCTTGCGATGAAGAAGGACGAGGATTATGCCGATCAGATGCAGGAACAGCTTTCCAATTTCTGCGTCCACCTTCTGCAAGACTCCCAGACTCCTACCAATGCCTCGTCACTCAACTGCCTGATTCGCGTCATGGATGAGTTGGAGTCGGTCACCGACAGTTGCTACAATCTGACCATACTCAGCCAGAGAAGGTATAATCAAGGTTGGAAATTCGACACGGAGACTGATAAGGACCTCAGGGAGTATCAGGCTTTGGTTCAGGAATTCCTCGATTACGTCCGCGACCGTATGGACAGAACCCTGACCAAGGCAGAAATGCAGAAAGCCAATGAGTTTGAGGAACAGATCAACAACTCCCGCAACCGTCTCAGTCAATTGGTTCAGGAACGTCTTTCTGATGGCAAGGCCGACGTTCGCGTTGAGCTGCTCATTCTTGAGAAAATTCGTCATCTGGAACATATCGGTGACTATTGCACCAATATTGCAGAAGCCTATCACCAGGCAGTCAAACATACCCCGATGCTGCAAAAACGTTCGGGTAAGAGTTTGGAACTCGCCTGATACTGAAACAGCCTCCCGTTTTGGGAGGCTGTCTTATAAAGAACCAACAGGTTGTTTAGTAAAGAACTGTCTGTACATCCTCGATACCGCAGAGGTTGTGGTAGGCCTCTGAAAAGCTTTTTAGAATATCCTCACAACCATTTCTCATCAGCGAGATGAAGAACTTGTCCTCATCGAGGCCGAGATTGCCCGTGGTTCCCAGACTTGTTCGCTCCTCAAGAGCCTTGTGGGGATCGAACTTTGCAAGCGCATCCAGATGAAGGCCTACTTCCTTGTACGTATCGCGGAAATTCTTTCCTTCCAACACTTGCTTAAGCACGACATCGGTTGCATAGAGTTCAGAGGTGCAGGCTTTTTCAAGAGCCTCGGGATGAACTTCCAGGCCATCAAGCATCCTTAGGAAAATGTGCACCAGCTGCCACGTGGCTTTGGTACCACAAAGAAGTGGTTCCTTGGTATCCTGAAAGTCTCGGTTATACCCGGAAGGAAGACTGCGGATTATCGATTTGACCCGCATCGAAGCACTGCTCACCAACGCAGAACGGCTGCGGGCAAGCTCCAATCCATCAGGATTTTTCTTTTGCGGCATAATTGAGCTACCGGTGCAAAGCTGTTTGGGCAGTGAGAAATACCCGAATTCCGGCAAGGTGAAGAGAATCAAATCCTGGGCGAGCTTGCTCAGTGTCAGGGCGATATAGTCACAGCTGTCCAGAAGCATCGCTTCAAACTTGCCACGGCTGTTGTTGGCATACAGGACGTTGTTCTGCACTCTGGTGAAACCCATCTGCTCGGCGGTGAACTGCCTGTCCAGGGGAATGGGTACGCCGTAACTGGCTGCAGAACCAAGCGGACTCTGGTCGAGGGTCCAGGAAAGCTGCATCAAGTGCTGTGCCTCATCATACAGCTCCTCTGCAAAGCTGGCAGCCCAAAGGCCGACCGAAGAAGGCATGGCAAGCTGCATATGGGTCCTGCCGGGCATGGGAACCGAGGCGTGTTCCTCGGCAAAATCGACCAAACGCTCGGCAAGTTGACCGGTCAGGTTGCAAAGCTTGACGGCATATTCTCGCATCCACAGCCGTAGGGCGGTCTGGACTTGGTCGTTCCGGCTTCTTCCTGTGTGGATTTTCTTGCCCGCCTCACCAACGAGATCGGTCAGATACGCCTCGATGGCGGTATGACAATCCTCGTTCTCCTTGGTGATGGGAAAAGAATCGTCAGTTCTCAGCTTTATGACCTGGGACA contains the following coding sequences:
- a CDS encoding DMT family transporter gives rise to the protein MQEEAVIVKKTRVLGHVAVLLTMVVWATTYVSSKKLLTSFTPSQILVIRSTLGLLVLSAINTKPLVYKQRLDRLLVALAGFCGIFLYYFLENTALLFTSASNVGVIVAAAPFFTLLASHLFLKEEALRKNYFVGLALSMGGIILLTFSSTEEVAFNPKGDLLALLAIMVWALYTVLTRIIGRKGYPNLLVTRNMFFYGLIGHTLVLLLSGETLPVKEIIQTPYIYHFLFLGVVASAFCFLSWNFGLRTIGPIKSSFYLYLSPIITIIVAVSFLSEPFGELDAIGTALTLSGLLISEYRSRGR
- a CDS encoding secondary thiamine-phosphate synthase enzyme YjbQ, producing MMTYRKELWFHLNKRRGLINITDAVQEAINECGIKEGLVLVNAMNITSSVFINAVEKGLHEDFEIWLEKLAPELPYEQYKHNTDKERNADGHLKRSIMGREAVIAITGGRLDFGSWEQLFFYDFDGMRDKHVLIKIIGE
- a CDS encoding pyridoxal phosphate-dependent aminotransferase, producing the protein MQMSHRISAFQCSPIRRLSPYARDAVKRGIKVYHLNIGQPDIKTPVQVIEAVHQYSETIIAYGNSEGRQELREALPGYYAKYGLDVKAEDILITTGGSEALQFAFMTLCDPYDEVIIPEPYYTNVSSFAHSAMVDLVPITSNMEDGFALPDISEFEKKITRKTGAILLCSPNNPTGHVYTKDEMLQLLNLCKKHDIFLIVDEVYREFCYDGKQFTSVLAFPEFSDRVICVDSFSKRYSMCGSRIGALISRNKDVLDNALKLAQARLCPPDIEQVAACAALKTDDSYLFEVRNEYERRRNFIVDGLQKIDGVKCSMPKGAFYMVAELPVDNAEKFAMFLLKDFNLNGETVMVAPCEDFYVTKGVGRRQVRIAYVLNTHDLERAVACIDAGLKAYRKEVMGEKL
- the prs gene encoding ribose-phosphate diphosphokinase, with amino-acid sequence MSIIKPHKLGIISGPGSEYFTGKVVKHLRRLYLERYEKLSTALAKRHGMSEEEILRTVTLMDDLNNKRIPRTKCPTTFQCPDFTIKVKYTKFANGEEKAEILDAVRGLRIFIIYDLSNSEPVKVAGSDEPVKLSVNDHLMFLFTTINALQLAGSESVTLVLPTYPYSRQHKKGGREALTAAMFGRICEMLGVERIITLDIHSREIENSFSDLHLENLHASYQTLIALHKLIDFSDPELVVVAPDTGAISRNKFYAQALHRPLAMLYKERDYSIVSKDAKHSNIKSINLLGDVSGKTVLIADDMLATGGTMIIAMRELTNLGAKKIICMVSLPLFNASAVEDFDAAYKEGIFYRIIGTNAVFHGHDLLDKEWYIQADITELFARVISRLHHGRSISPLLDNRKFIQILIDNSQANPQAPLPGASASDPDRD
- a CDS encoding Na/Pi cotransporter family protein, with amino-acid sequence MKTIVIFFQIVGSLGLFLFGIKLLSEGLQKSAGDKMKAILKLMTKNRFVSIMTGLIITIIIQSSSATTVMVVSFVNAGLMGLTQAIGVILGANIGTTFTGWLVALLGFKLDISSLALVSIAFAAPMMFSKKSKTRDAADVLLGFGVLFLGLNFMSHSIPDITGNIEVLEFLATFNSDTLWMNMLCILLGTLVTIVVQSSSAAMAMTLTMAYNGWLGVTASAALILGSNIGTTITAYLASIGTSTTAKRAAWAHIFFNVVGSVIALVFFHPLLTLVNYLTPGDIYSLEGATLSTQLPLFLAMFHSVFNVVNTILFFPFVRQYAHFIERLVPAKAEYDEGTYHFKYLGGIFIDSPEIYMLAIRDEIKKMANLACNMLTRYRGMFNNPAANMESDALAMKKDEDYADQMQEQLSNFCVHLLQDSQTPTNASSLNCLIRVMDELESVTDSCYNLTILSQRRYNQGWKFDTETDKDLREYQALVQEFLDYVRDRMDRTLTKAEMQKANEFEEQINNSRNRLSQLVQERLSDGKADVRVELLILEKIRHLEHIGDYCTNIAEAYHQAVKHTPMLQKRSGKSLELA
- the argH gene encoding argininosuccinate lyase, with the protein product MGKLWQKDYTLDSLMEDFTVSNDYILDQQLVIADALASIAHARGLHLIGLLSDEELSSLEQGLSQVIKLRTDDSFPITKENEDCHTAIEAYLTDLVGEAGKKIHTGRSRNDQVQTALRLWMREYAVKLCNLTGQLAERLVDFAEEHASVPMPGRTHMQLAMPSSVGLWAASFAEELYDEAQHLMQLSWTLDQSPLGSAASYGVPIPLDRQFTAEQMGFTRVQNNVLYANNSRGKFEAMLLDSCDYIALTLSKLAQDLILFTLPEFGYFSLPKQLCTGSSIMPQKKNPDGLELARSRSALVSSASMRVKSIIRSLPSGYNRDFQDTKEPLLCGTKATWQLVHIFLRMLDGLEVHPEALEKACTSELYATDVVLKQVLEGKNFRDTYKEVGLHLDALAKFDPHKALEERTSLGTTGNLGLDEDKFFISLMRNGCEDILKSFSEAYHNLCGIEDVQTVLY